Genomic window (Deltaproteobacteria bacterium):
GGGGAAGGTCACCTCCAGCGGGGCATACACGAACCTGTACAAGGCCGTATCGGCCGCCGCAGACCTCCTGGAGAGGGGCGGCGGCGTGGAGGGCGGCGAGCGCCGCAGGCGCATAATCGTCCTCATGTCGGACGGCAAGATGGACGTGGGGGACCCGAAAAGGGATGAAGCGCTCGTCAGCAAGCTCAAGGACGGTCTCGTCGAAGAGCTAAAGAGGAGGTCCATAAGGGTCTACACCATCGCGTTCACCGAGGAGAGCGACATGGCGCTGCTTGAGGAGGTGGCCAGGAAGACGGGCGGCCTCTTCAACGTGGCCCCCTCGGACGACGTCTTCCACCTCGTCTTCGGCTCCATATTCGAAAGCCTCAAGGAGCCGGACATGCTCCCCATAGAGGAGAACACCTTCTTCGTCGACAAGGCCGTCGACGAGCTCACCGTCGTAGCCTCCAAGCACTCTCCCGAGACGCATATAACGCTCGTCGCACCCGGCGGCGTGGAGTTCACGGCCGCCACGCGGGACCCATCGACGAGGTGGTCGGTGGCCAGGACCTTCGAGATGATAACCATCCCGGACCCCGCGGACGGCACTTGGAAGATACTCTTCAGCACGGAAAACAACAAGGCCTACATCATAACGCGGCTCGGCATAGAGACGTCCCTCGACAGGCTCAACGTGATGCTCGGCGAGGGCGTGCCGGTGAACGCCTGGCTCGAGGACGCCGGCGGTGTGGTGACCGTGCCAGAGATACTCGATGAGCTCGACTTCGATCTTCACGTCTCCCTGCCCGACGGCTCGACGGAGAAGGCGGAGCTTGCAGACGACGGCGGCGAGGGAGACGTGGAGAAGGGGGACGGTGTCTTCTCCACCGTCTACAGGCCGGCCTTGACGGGCCCCTACAAGTTCAGGCTCGTGGCCGTCTCAAGGACCTTCGAGCGCGAAAAGACCTTTTCCTTCAACGTCTACGAGCCTGAGCCGGCCGGCGCGGAAGCCCACGGCGTCGCGCACTCCGGCGGGGAGCACGGCGCCGCCGCGCCGGACCGCGACGCACCGGCCGGCGGCCATGACGGCGGCCATGACGGCGAGGGAGGCGGCCACGGCGAGGAGGCGCCGCAGAGCGACGAAGAGCCCGGGGCCGATTCGGACGGCGGCGTGTGGAGCGGGGCCGTCGTGAAGTTTCTGCTCATCAACCTCCTGGCCGCCGGCGCGGTCCTCGGCTGGCTCAACCGCCGCAGGCTCGGCGGCGTCCGGGAGAAGTGGGCCTCCCTTGCCGCAAGGCTTGCGGGGCTGGTGGGGAAGAAAAAAGAGTGATAAAGATAGACGCCCTCCTCTTTCTCTTCATAGTCGAGTTCGCCGTGGCCGCTGTCGCGGCCCTTGTGGTCCTCTTCGTCCTCTACAGGAGGAAGGCCGGTGCCGCCAGGGAGGCGGTGAAGAAAAAAGAGGGCTTCGAGTCCGCCCTGAGGTCGGAGCTCGAGGAGCTCAAGAAGAAGATAGCCGGGGAGGACGCAGAAGGGGAAGGGGCGGCGCAGGGATACGAGCGCGAGATGATGAGGCGCATAGACCTTGCGCGCGTAGAGCTCCTCGAAAGGATCGTGGCCAGGCTCGAGGGGGCCGGCGACGAGCACTCCATGTGGGAGAGCATCTGCGAGAGCCTCACCGACGTGTTGCAGACCGACTTCGAAAAGCTCAGGGAGTCGGAGACCGAGAAGGCCCAGATCATGAAGCAGCTCGAGGCCTCTTCCTCGGCCATGGGCGACGTCAAGAGGCTGCTCGACGACAAGAGGCGCCTGCTCGCCGATCAGAGCGAGCTCAAGGAGAAGGTTCAGGAACTCAACCGCAACCTCGACAACATGACCAGGGCCTACGAGAACCTGACCCGCATTCACGCCGAGCTCGAAAGCGAGTACATGAGGGTCTACGGCCGGACCTCGGGGGACGGCGATGGCGCGCCGCCTCCCTCGGCCGCCGCCTCGGAAGAGGGGAAGGCGGACGGGGAGGCAGGGGAGCCGGTCCCGCAAGACGAAGCCGGAGAGGCCGGCCCGCAGGCCGGGCCCGCGCCTGATCCCGCCGCAGAGGCCGCCCCGTCCGCCGCCGCCGCATCCGTCCCGGCCGCCGGTGAGGGGACTGCCGCCGGTGAGGGGACTGCCGCCGGTGAAGGGACTGATGACGGTGAAGGGACGGCCGGCGGTGGAGGTGAGGGGCACGGCGAGGTTCGCCCCTGAACTCAACGGTCCCGGCCGCGCCCGCCGCGCTTGACAGGGAGGGTCGATTGTAATATAGGGAAGCTCTGATCCGTTCCACCGAGGGAGCCGGGGCCATGGCCCTTGAGTCTCCCCAGCGGTAATTGATCGGAGTCTCCATGGAGCTGTTTCATAAACAGTCCCTGTCGCTCTCTCTCGACGTCACGGAGCGCGCAGGACCCGTTTCCGGGCGGGGGCTGGGGGGGAGCGCCTTTTGAGGAGGGACGGCACATCGGCGACGGGGGCCCTCTTCGTTGTTGCCGCGTCGCTTCTGCTCCTTGCGCAGGGGTGCGGCGGCGATGGAGGCTCGGCCGGGACCTCGACGGCGGCCCCGGAGGGGGCGGCCGCCGCGACCGGCTCGGTGACGCTTGTATGGAGCGCCCCGGCGACCAACACGGACGGCACGCCGGTCGCCGACCTTGCGGGCTACAATATCTATTACGGCGCCTCGCCGGGAGACTACACCGCCTTCAGGGACGCCGGCAACGTCACGTCCTACACCCTCGATGGACTCAACTCGGGCGCGAAGTACTTTTTCGCCGTCACGGCCTACAACGAGGCGGGCTACGAGAGCGACTACTCCAACGAGGTGAGCGCCTCCGTGCCGTAGTCCCTGTTTTTTTCCTTGTAAAAGCCCCCCCGAAGATGCTAAATTAAGGGAACTCTGATTGATTGCACCGAGGGGACCTTTTTGTAAAAGTTTCCCCCGGGGTAATTCATCAGAGTTTCCTTAAGGGAACTCTGAATTCTTGCACGGAGGGGACCTTTTTGTAGGAGGGTCACGGACCCGCGGTTCCCCCGGCCGGCACGGGCCGTCCCGGCTCCCCCGCTTCACAGGCCGTGCCGGTCACGACAGCCGGAGAGATGCCCGAGCGGCCGAAGGGGCACGACTGGAAATCGTGTGTGCATTAATCGTGTACCGAGGGTTCGAATCCCTCTCTCTCCGCCACATTCGTCCATAGAGGGGGCCCCGTGCGGTCCGTCCGGGGGAGGCGGCGCGATCCTTCGATAGAAGCTCCCCGGAAGAGAGCCGCTTCGGGGCTTCCCCTAACGCTTTTGCGGGCGTTGTTGATAGCTGGGTCTCGCGCAATGGAAAGGGTGTGAACCCCGTCAGGTCCGGAAGGAAGCAGCGGTAGCACCTCGGCCCATGTGCCGCGAGGGTGCCTAGCTATCAACAGCGCCCGCAAAAGGTTTGGAGCCGGGCGCACTCCCCCCTGTACGTCACGACTCCCCGGATGCACAGCGGCCCCGGGGCGGCGAATCATGGTTGCCTTGACGGCTCTTCCTGCTGAAAAGTCCCGCATATGTCTTATCTCGTCATAGCAAGGAAGTGGCGGCCCCTCGTCTTCGACGAGATCGTCGGGCAGGACCACGTGACGACGACCCTCAGAAACGCCGTCACCTCCGGCAGGATCGCCCATGCCTATCTCTTTTCCGGTCCCAGGGGCGTGGGCAAGACCACGGCCGCCAGGATACTGGCCCGATGTCTCAACTGCGCACAGGGACCGACCGTCTCGCCATGCAACGAGTGTGACTCCTGCAGGGGGGTGGTGGCCGGCTCCTCGGTCGACGTCTTCGAGATAGACGGCGCCTCCAACACCGGCGTGGACAACATAAGGGAGCTGCGCGAGAGCGTCAGGTACGTGCCCAGCAGCGGCCGCTACAAGGTCTACATCATAGACGAGGTCCACATGCTCTCGGGCGCGGCCTTCAACGCCCTGCTCAAGACCCTTGAAGAGCCTCCGCCCCATGTGATATTCATCTTCGCCACGACGGAAGTCCACAAGATACCGGCCACGATACTCTCGCGGTGCCAGCGTTTCGACTTCAGGCGCATACCGCTGCGTGTCATAGAGGAGAGGCTGCGCTCGATTGCCTCGGCCGAGTCGATCACAATCGACGAAGAGGCCCTCTACATGATAACGAGGGAGGCCGACGGCAGCCTGCGCGACGCCCAGAGCCTCCTGGACCAGGTCATAGCCTTTGCCGGCACGGAGATAAGGGCCGCCGACGCGGCTTCGGCCCTCGGCCTCATGGACCGCACCACGCTCTTCGAGCTCACGGCGGCCGTTGTGGCGGGCGACGGCGCGAAGGCTTTAAATATCGTTGAAAAGATATATGATTTTGGTTATGATTTAAAAAAAGTCTGCTCCGAGATGCTCGAGCAGATCCGGGATCTCATGGTCCTGAAGGTCACGGGAGAGACGGCTCTCCTGGACCTGCCGGAGAGCGAGAAGGAGAGGCTCAAGGGACTTGCGGCCGGGCTGGGACTTGAGCGGATCGAGCAGCTCTTCACCGTGGTGACCAGGGGGCTCGACGAGCTTTCGAGGTCCGCCACACCGCGGTTCGCCCTCGAGATGGCCCTGGTGAGGGCCGCGCATACGGGCGAGCTGAAGACGCTCGCCGAGATCGCGGCGGGACTGGAGGCGCTGAGGAGCGCCTTTTCCGCCGGGGTGCCCCTTGCGGGGGTGGCTCCGGGGCGGCCCCGGCCGGAGTCGGGACCGGCGCCGGCGTCTCCGAAGGCGCCGAAGTCCGTCAAGGCCGCGGCGGTCGCCGGGGGGACCCCGGCGAAGGAGGCCGCCGGGGCGCCGGGAAGGGCTCCGGCTACGCAGGGGGGGGCTCCGGCTGCGCAGGGGGGGCAGGCGGGGCAAGGGGGGGACGCCGCCTCTGCGGCAAAGGCCGGGCAGGGCCGAAAGGGCGCGGCAAAGGCCGGGCTCGTAGAACTCCTTAAAAAGCGCGACCGCGTGGCGGCCAGGGTCCTCTCCCAGGCCGACGTGCGCTTCGGCGGCGCCGAGGTGGAGATAAGGGCCGGCGCCGGGGAGGCCGTCCTGCGCCAGGCCGAGCACCGCAGGTCTCTCGAAAAGGCCCTTGCCGAGTACCTTGGCCGCCCGGCGCGGGTGAGCTTCGGTCCCCCCGACGCCGCAGGCGCGGACCCCCAGGCCATCGTCGAGGAGGCGCGCCGCATATTCGACGCCGAGATAATTGAAAACCCCAGGAGGAGCGATGTCTAAACAGTTAGCCAGCATAATGAAGCAGGCCCAGAAGATGCAGCAGAAGGTCGCCGAGATACAGAAGGAGATGGCCGGCAAGACCGTCGAGGCCAGCGCCGGCGGCGGCATGGTCACGGCTGTCGTCAACGGCGCCAACAAGCTCGTCTCCATAAAGATAGACCCCGCCGTCGTGGACCCCGATGACGTCGAGATGCTCCAGGACCTCGTCGTCGCCGCCGTGAACGAGGCCTTCGCCAGGGCCCAGCAGATGATAAGCGACGAGATGTCGAAGGTTACGGCCGGTCTCGGTATGAACATACCGGGTCTTTTGTGAGGGCCATGGAGTACGCCGGGCCCATCCGCAGACTCATCGACTCCTTCGCCAGGCTGCCGGGCATAGGCGAGAAGACGGCCTCGCGGCTGGCGCTCTACGTGCTCAACGCCGACAAGGGCTACGTGGACGAGTTCGTCGCCAGCCTGCTGGAGGTCAGGGATGGGGTGGGCCTCTGCTCCGAGTGCATGACCTTCTCCGAGAGGGACCCCTGCGCCATATGCGGCGACGCGCGCCGTGACGGCTCCACGCTCTGCGTGGTAGGCGACTACAAGGACATGGTGGCCATCGAGTCCGGCGGTGCCTACCGGGGCCGCTACCATATCCTGCACGGCACGCTCTCTCCGCTCAAGGGGATAGGGCCGGGCGAGATAAGGCTCGCCGAGCTCGTGCGCAGGGTCGAGCGCGGCGGCGTGGCCGAGGTCATCGTCGCCACCGGCTTCGACAGCGAGGGCGAAGCCACGGCCGTCTATATTACGGACCTCCTCAAGCCCTACGGCGTGAAGACGACCCGCATAGCCTCGGGCGTGCCCATGGGCAGCTTCATCGAGTACATGGACAGCTCCACGCTCTCGCGGGCCATGGAAGGCAGGCGCGAGCTCTGAGCTCGGCCCGCGCCGTCTGCGCGGGAAGAGCGCCGGGAGGCTGAAAGGGCCTGGACGTCGAGTGGACGGGCGGACCGGCACCGCGAAGGCTTGCCGCCCCGCGGCGGCCTGGCGCCCCGCGGCAACGACCCCTCCGGGGAAAAAGAAAACGAAGGGAAGAAGAGACTATGGAAGGTTACGTTGAGGTAAGGTGGCACGGCCGGGCCCAGCAGGGCATAGTGACGGCCGCCAAGATGCTGGGCGAGGCCGCGCTGCTCTCCGGCAAGTACGTCCAGGCCTTTCCCGAGTTCGGCCCCGAGAGGATGGGGGCGCCGGTCAAGGCCTTCAACCGCGTCTCCGACGAGCCCATAAGGCTCCACTGTCAGGTGACCAGGCCCGACATCGTGGTCATAGCAGATCCCACGCTCATCGGCATGGATATCTCCGGCGGTATGGGCGTGGCGGGCAGCGTCACCGACGGAACGGACGAAAAGGCCGTCTTCATCGTCAACACCACCAAGAGCGCCGAACAGATGCGCGGCGAGCTCGGAGTG
Coding sequences:
- the recR gene encoding recombination protein RecR; translated protein: MEYAGPIRRLIDSFARLPGIGEKTASRLALYVLNADKGYVDEFVASLLEVRDGVGLCSECMTFSERDPCAICGDARRDGSTLCVVGDYKDMVAIESGGAYRGRYHILHGTLSPLKGIGPGEIRLAELVRRVERGGVAEVIVATGFDSEGEATAVYITDLLKPYGVKTTRIASGVPMGSFIEYMDSSTLSRAMEGRREL
- a CDS encoding pyruvate synthase, coding for MEGYVEVRWHGRAQQGIVTAAKMLGEAALLSGKYVQAFPEFGPERMGAPVKAFNRVSDEPIRLHCQVTRPDIVVIADPTLIGMDISGGMGVAGSVTDGTDEKAVFIVNTTKSAEQMRGELGVGDGPAVFTVDASRISMESLGRHMPNAPLLGALSRVTSLVPLDALTSNFRDNYSKKFSARVIEGNVNAIRRGYEEAA
- a CDS encoding YbaB/EbfC family nucleoid-associated protein — encoded protein: MSKQLASIMKQAQKMQQKVAEIQKEMAGKTVEASAGGGMVTAVVNGANKLVSIKIDPAVVDPDDVEMLQDLVVAAVNEAFARAQQMISDEMSKVTAGLGMNIPGLL
- a CDS encoding VWA domain-containing protein — encoded protein: MTPIRMIAAALAALAVCAPTGAAARAALDVALVMDASGSMRRTDPMTLRIPAARMFVDLLDGADRVAVVSFSTSARVLGGLRSLDAAGTAAVEEAVGKVTSSGAYTNLYKAVSAAADLLERGGGVEGGERRRRIIVLMSDGKMDVGDPKRDEALVSKLKDGLVEELKRRSIRVYTIAFTEESDMALLEEVARKTGGLFNVAPSDDVFHLVFGSIFESLKEPDMLPIEENTFFVDKAVDELTVVASKHSPETHITLVAPGGVEFTAATRDPSTRWSVARTFEMITIPDPADGTWKILFSTENNKAYIITRLGIETSLDRLNVMLGEGVPVNAWLEDAGGVVTVPEILDELDFDLHVSLPDGSTEKAELADDGGEGDVEKGDGVFSTVYRPALTGPYKFRLVAVSRTFEREKTFSFNVYEPEPAGAEAHGVAHSGGEHGAAAPDRDAPAGGHDGGHDGEGGGHGEEAPQSDEEPGADSDGGVWSGAVVKFLLINLLAAGAVLGWLNRRRLGGVREKWASLAARLAGLVGKKKE
- the dnaX gene encoding DNA polymerase III subunit gamma/tau — encoded protein: MSYLVIARKWRPLVFDEIVGQDHVTTTLRNAVTSGRIAHAYLFSGPRGVGKTTAARILARCLNCAQGPTVSPCNECDSCRGVVAGSSVDVFEIDGASNTGVDNIRELRESVRYVPSSGRYKVYIIDEVHMLSGAAFNALLKTLEEPPPHVIFIFATTEVHKIPATILSRCQRFDFRRIPLRVIEERLRSIASAESITIDEEALYMITREADGSLRDAQSLLDQVIAFAGTEIRAADAASALGLMDRTTLFELTAAVVAGDGAKALNIVEKIYDFGYDLKKVCSEMLEQIRDLMVLKVTGETALLDLPESEKERLKGLAAGLGLERIEQLFTVVTRGLDELSRSATPRFALEMALVRAAHTGELKTLAEIAAGLEALRSAFSAGVPLAGVAPGRPRPESGPAPASPKAPKSVKAAAVAGGTPAKEAAGAPGRAPATQGGAPAAQGGQAGQGGDAASAAKAGQGRKGAAKAGLVELLKKRDRVAARVLSQADVRFGGAEVEIRAGAGEAVLRQAEHRRSLEKALAEYLGRPARVSFGPPDAAGADPQAIVEEARRIFDAEIIENPRRSDV